Within Mycobacteriales bacterium, the genomic segment CCCTGGTCGGCCTGGGCCCGCATGAGCAGCCGGTAGCCGGTCTCGCCGACCGGGACCAGCTCGATCAGCCGGCGGGCGGCCCGCTCGAGCGGCAGCGGATCCTGGACCATCGGGGACGGGTGCTCACCGACGTCCACCTGCCCGCCTTCTGGGACTCCTGCGGCCCGTGCGCCGGCCTTCCCCGGGCGGCGCTGCACCAGGCGCTCGGCGCCGGCGTCCCGGTCGGGTACGGGCTCGCGCCGACCGCGATCGAGTGCGGTCCGGAGACCGTCGAGGTCCGGCTGTCCGACGGCAGCCGGCGCGAGGCCGACCTGGTCGTCGGCGCCGACGGCATCCGCTCGGGCGTCCGCGGGCTGCTCGGCGACACCCGCCCGCCGCGCCGGCTCGGCCGGCAGAGCTGGCGGTTCCTCGTCGAGCTGCCCGGGGTGGACGCCTGGACCGCGCTGCTCGGAGCGGGCACCTCGTTCCTGCTCGTGCCAGTCGGCGCCGGCCGGGTCTACTGCTACGCCGACACCGGCTCCCCCGGCGAGCTCCGAGAACTGTTCCGCGGGTTCGCCGATCCCGTGCCGGCCGCGCTCGACCTCCTCGGCGACCCGCGGGAGGCGTACATGAGCCCGCTTGAGGAGGTGGTCCCGCCGGTGCCGGTGGCCGATCGGGTGGTGCTGGTCGGCGACGCCGCCCACGCCACCTCACCGAGCCTGGCCCAGGGAGCGGCGATGGCGGCCGAGGACGCGCTCGTGCTGGCCGAGGAGCTGCGGGCACACCCGGCCGTGCCGGCCGCGGTGGCCGCGTTCACCGCCCGGCGCGCGCCGCGGACGGCCTGGGTACGCCGCCGCGCCCACCATCGCGACCGCACCCGCGGCCTCCCGGCGGCGGTGCGGAACACGACCCTGCGGCTGGCCGGGGAACGCCTCTACCGCGCCGACTACCGGCTCCTGCTCGCCGACCCGTGACCGGCCGTCAGCCGAGGCGGCCCACGTAGAGCGGGTCGGTGGGGATGCCGGGCGGGAACGTGCGGGTGACCGGGTCGAGGTGCGGGTCGGTGAGGTGGCCGTCGAAGGCGGCGACGCGGACGCCCCGGGCCGCCAGCCAGCGCGCGCCGTCGCGGTCCGGGCCGTGCAGCGAGTGCTGCTTCCAGACGTAGAGCGGCGGCGTCGAGGCATCGACGAGGGCGTCGATCCCGCCCCGATCCCCGTCCTCGTACGGCCGGAGGCGCAGCATCAGGCGCCCGTGGGCTCCTGGTGCCCGGAGCCGAACAGGCCGACCGGGCAGGAGACGCCGGTGCCGTTGTCCGGGCAGTACCCGTACGGGTTCTTCACCAGGTACTGCTGGTGATAGCCCTCGGCGTAGTAGAACGGCCCGGCCGGCTCGAGGTCCGTGGTGATCGCGCCGTAGCCGGCGTCGGACAGCCGCTTCTGGAACGCGTCCCGGGACGCCTCGGCCGCGGCCTGCTGCTCCGGGGTGGCGTAGTAGACCGCCGAGCGGTACTGGGTGCCGACGTCGTTGCCCTGCCGCATCCCCTGGGTCGGGTCGTGCGACTCCCAGAAGACCTGCAGCAGCCGGTCGTAGCTGACCTTCGACGGGTCGAAGACCACGAGCACGGCCTCGGTGTGCCCGGTCATCCCCGAGCACACCTCCTCGTACGTCGGGTAGGGCGTGCTCCCGCCGGTGTAGCCGACCGCGGTCGACCAGACGCCGGGCACCTGCCAGTACGCCTTCTCCTCGCCCCAGAAGCACCCGAGGGCGAAGATGGCGGTCGCCAGCCCCTCGGGGAAGGGCGGCACGATGCGGTTGCCGGTGACCACATGGGTCTCCGGCACCTCGAAGGGGTACTCAGAGCGGCCCGCGAGCGCCTGCTCGGGCGTGGGCAGCTGGGTCTTGGTCCGGGAAAACAGCACGTACCAATCGTACGCCGTACGCGCATGGGATGCCCCTTACCGGGCAGGACGGCAGGGACCGTCAGCCCCACCCCCCGGAGACCTCGATGCCCCTCTTCTCCCGCCACAAGGACGACACGCAGGAGCGCGACCCGAAGGACTACTCCGGCGGTCCCGGACACAAGGACTACTCGGACGCGCCGGACGCGCGGCGGCTCGCCCCGGACGACCCGCGCAAGCCCGGTTCACCGACGGACCTCGGCAAGCGGAGCTGGTTCGGGGTGGCCAGGCGGGCCTTCTCCGAGTTCAAGGACGACAACGTCACCGACTGGTCGGCCGCGCTGACGTACTACGCGGTGCTGTCGATCTTTCCCGGCGTGATCGTCTTCGTCTCGCTGCTGAGCCTGTTCGGACAGGGCGACGACACCGTGAACAAGCTGCTCGACGTGGTGAAGAACATCGGCATCCCGTCGAGCGCGCTCGACAGCATCAGGGGCCCGATCACCGATGTGGTGAAGCTGCAGAGCGGCAAGGCCGGGTTCGCGCTGATCGCCGGTGTGCTCGGCGCGCTCTGGTCGGCCTCCGGCTACATCGGCGCCTTCATCCGCGCCTCGAACGCGATCTACGAGGTCGAGGAGGGCCGCAAGTTCTACATCCTGCGGCCGCTGCAGATCCTCATCACGATCGTCGCCACGCTGCTGCTCACGCTCATCACGCTGGCGCTGGTCGCCAGCGGCAGCGTGGCACAGGCGGTCGGGGACGCGATCGGGCTGAGCAGCACGGTGGTGACGATCTGGAACATCGCCAAGTGGCCGGTCATCGTGATCCTGATCAGCCTGATGATCGCCGGTCTCTACAACGTCGCCCCGAACGTGAAGCAGCCGAAGTTCAGGTGGTTCACGCTGGGCGGCTTCCTGGCCCTGGTGCTCTGGGTGATCGCGTCGGTCGGCTTCGGCTTCTACGTCTCGCACTTCGGCTCTTACAACAAGACGTACGGGTCACTGGGTGCGGTCATCTCGTTCCTGGTCTGGATGTGGATCACGAACAACGTGCTGCTGTTCGGGGCCGAGGTGAACGCCGAGCTGGAGCGCGGCCGCGAGCTGCAGGCCGGCCAGCCGGCCCAGGAGGACATCCAGCTGCCGCACCGGAGGCCGCCCAAGAACTGAGCCAATCCCCAAAGTCCCAGTCCAGGACGGCGCTCCGGTGCGCGCCCCCGCTGGCTCAGTGCGCCGGGGCGAACTGAGCGGTCTCGGTCGAGCCGGCCAGGGCGGTGGTGGACGACTCCGGGTCCACCACCGTGGAGACCAGGTCGAACCAGCCGGTGCCGACCTCGCGCTGGTGCCGGGTGGCGGTGTAGCCCGCGCCCTCGGCCGCGAGCTCCCGCTCCTGCAGCTCCACGTACGCCGGCATCCCGTCCGCCGCGTAGCCCGAGGCCAGGTCGAACATCGAGTGGTTCAGCGCGTGGAAGCCGGCCAGCGTGATGAACTGGAACGCGTACCCCATCGCGCCGAGCTCGCGCTGGAACCGGGCGATGTCGGAGTCGTCGAGGTGCCGCTTCCAGTTGAACGACGGCGAGCAGTTGTACGCCAGCAGCTGGTCCGGGTACTGCGCGTGGATCGCCTCGGCGAACTCCTTGGCCTGGCCGAGGTCGGGCGTGCCGGTCTCGCACCAGAGCAGGTCCGCGTACGGCGCGAAGGCCAGCCCGCGCATGATCGCCGCGTCCTGCCCCTCCCGGACCCGGTAGTAGCCCTCCGCGGTCCGCTCGCCGGTCAGGAACGGCTGGTCCCGCTCGTCCACGTCGCTGGTGACCAGCGTCGCGGCCAGCGCGTCGGTCCGGGCCACCACGACGCTCGGCACGCCGGCCACGTCGGCGGCCAGCCGGGCCGCGGTCAGCGTCCGGATGTGCTGCTTGACCGGGATGAGCACCTTGCCGCCGAGGTGGCCGCACTTCTTCTCGCTGGCGAGCTGGTCCTCCCAGTGCACGCCGGCCGCACCGGCCGCGATCATCGCGCTCATCAGCTCGTACGCGTTGAGCGGGCCGCCGAAGCCGGCCTCGGCGTCGGCCACGATCGGGGCCAGCCAGTAGCGCTCGTCCTTGCCCTCGCTGTGCTCGATCCGGTCGGCCCGCAGCAGCGCGTTGTTGATCCGGCGGACCACCTTCGGCACCGAGTCGACCGGGTAGAGCGACTGGTCCGGGTACGTCTGCCCGGCGCTGTTCGCGTCGGCCGCGACCTGCCAGCCGGAGAGATAGATCGCCTCCAGGCCGGCCTTCACGCTCTGCACGGCCTGGCCGCCGGTCAGCGCGCCGAGCGCCGGCACGTAGTCGCGCTCGTGCAGCAGCGTCCAGAGCCGCTCGGCGCCGAGCCGGGCCAGCGTGTGCTCCTCCTGGATCGTGCCGCGCAGCCGCAGGACGTCGGCCCCGCCGTACGGCCGGACGACCCCGCTCCAGCGCGGCTCGGTCCGCCAGGCCTGCTCAAGATCATCGGCGGTTTCTTGGTCGTCCCGCCGGTTGGCCAGCGCAGCAATTTCCTTGATCGACACTTTTCCTCCTCCTCAGACCGTCGCCAGAACCCGCAGGACCGGGCTCCCGCAGCCGTCGCAGGCCGGGCTCTCGAACGCCTGCCACTCGCACCCGTCGCCGTGGCAGCCGTGCGTGTCGCAGGCCCGGCAGGCGTACTGGTAGGAGTTGCAGGGGGTTCCGTCGAACAGCTCGCCGGGGCACTGACGTCCCATGACCGTCTCCTCAGTAGCGTGTCGGTCGATGCACCGAGTGTTGCCAGTCGGCAACCCCAGTCCTAGGGTCAGCACGTTGAAAGAAGTAATGAAATTTCCGATTTGGAAAGAAGGCCGCCGATGTCGGTCACACCGGAGGATCCGGCCGCGGTCAACCCCCGCGTCGTGGGCCAGCGGGTCAAGCACGAGCGCCAGGAGCGCGGGCTGACCCTGGCCCGGCTGGCCGAGGCGGCCGGCAGCTCCGCCCCGCACCTGTCCCAGGTCGAGAACGGGCACCGGGAGCCGACGTTGCGGCTGCTCGGTGGGCTGGCCACCGCCCTCGGCGTCCCGGTCGAGCACCTGCTGCGGCCCGAGTCGCCGAACCCGCGGGCCGCGCTGGAGCTGGCCCTGGAGCGGGCCCAGGCCGACCCGCTCTACGCCGCGCTGAACCTGCCGCCGCTGAAGGCCAACGCCCGGCTGCCCACCGCCGCGCTGGAACACCTCGTCGGCCTCTACGAGGAGCTGCGCCGCAGGTCCGAGCGGGTCGTCGCCACCCCGGAGGAGGCCCGCGCGGCCAACCGGGAGCTGCGCGAGGACATGCGGGCCCGGGACAACTACTTCGAGCACATCGAGACGGTGGCGACCGGGACGCTGGACGCCGTCGGTTACTCCGGCACCGGGGCGCTGACCCAGCGCGTGCTGCTCGACGTGGCCGCGCACTGCGACTTCAGCCTGCGCTACGTCAAGGACCTGCCGCCCTCGACCCGGTCGGTCGCCGACCTCCGCAACCGCCGCATCTACCTCGGCCAGGGCAGCTGGACCGGCGGCCACGACACCCGCAGCGTGCTGCTGCAGGCGCTGGGCCACTTCCTGCTCGGGCACGGCGAGCCGACCGGCTTCGCCGAGCACCTGCGCCAGCGGACCGAGGCCAACTACTTCGCCGCCGCCGTGCTCATGCCGGAGCGGGCGCTGGTGCCACTGCTGCAGCAGGCCAAGGCGGACCGGGCGCTGTCGGTGGAGGACGCCCGGGACGTGTTCGGGGTGTCGGACGAGATGGCCGCGCACCGCTTCACCAACCTGGCCACCCGGCACCTGGACCTGCCGGTGCACTTCGTCCGCAGCGACGAGTCGGGCCGGATCTACAAGGCGTACGAGAACGACGGGGTGGTGTTCCCGGCCGACCTGGACGGGGCGATCGAGGGGCAGACCGCCTGCCGGTTCTGGGCCGCGCGGCGGGTGTTCTCGGTCGAGCACTACCCGGGCTACCAGCAGTACACGGACACGCCGCAGGGGACGTACTTCTGCTGGAGCCAGCAGGTGGTGCAGCCGGGCGGGTCGTTCGCGGTCACGGTCGGGGTTCCGTACCTGCAGTCGCGCTGGTTCCGCGGCCGGGACACCCCGGCCCGGACCGAGTCGCGCTGCCCGGATCCCTCCTGTTGCGCGGATCCGCCGGCGCCACTGGCCCGGCGCTGGTCCCGGATGGCCTGGCCGTCGGCCCGGGCCCAGTCGCACGTGCTCGCGGCCGTACCGCCGGGTGCGTTCGGCGGCGTCGACCTGACCGAGGTGTACGCGTTCCTGGATCGTCACTCGGACGGCGACGTTCCGTGACTCGGGGGAGTGGGCGTCGCTCCCGCCGAGGCACTAATCTCGATGGACGCCGGAGAAAGCCGGCGCCGAGGTCGCGGACACGAAAGGGGTGCCCGTGGGGGACACCGCTGTGACGGGGACGGCCGGGCCCGCCCTGGTCGAGCTGCTGCCGCGGGTACTGCACGACTCTCCCGCCGGGATGCTGCTGGTCGACCTGACCCGCGGCGAGGTCACGTACGCGAACCGTCAGGCGATGCTCATGTCGCCGGACCTGCCGCTGCCCGTGCCGATCAACGACTGGGCGC encodes:
- a CDS encoding helix-turn-helix domain-containing protein, with amino-acid sequence MSVTPEDPAAVNPRVVGQRVKHERQERGLTLARLAEAAGSSAPHLSQVENGHREPTLRLLGGLATALGVPVEHLLRPESPNPRAALELALERAQADPLYAALNLPPLKANARLPTAALEHLVGLYEELRRRSERVVATPEEARAANRELREDMRARDNYFEHIETVATGTLDAVGYSGTGALTQRVLLDVAAHCDFSLRYVKDLPPSTRSVADLRNRRIYLGQGSWTGGHDTRSVLLQALGHFLLGHGEPTGFAEHLRQRTEANYFAAAVLMPERALVPLLQQAKADRALSVEDARDVFGVSDEMAAHRFTNLATRHLDLPVHFVRSDESGRIYKAYENDGVVFPADLDGAIEGQTACRFWAARRVFSVEHYPGYQQYTDTPQGTYFCWSQQVVQPGGSFAVTVGVPYLQSRWFRGRDTPARTESRCPDPSCCADPPAPLARRWSRMAWPSARAQSHVLAAVPPGAFGGVDLTEVYAFLDRHSDGDVP
- the aceA gene encoding isocitrate lyase, which gives rise to MANRRDDQETADDLEQAWRTEPRWSGVVRPYGGADVLRLRGTIQEEHTLARLGAERLWTLLHERDYVPALGALTGGQAVQSVKAGLEAIYLSGWQVAADANSAGQTYPDQSLYPVDSVPKVVRRINNALLRADRIEHSEGKDERYWLAPIVADAEAGFGGPLNAYELMSAMIAAGAAGVHWEDQLASEKKCGHLGGKVLIPVKQHIRTLTAARLAADVAGVPSVVVARTDALAATLVTSDVDERDQPFLTGERTAEGYYRVREGQDAAIMRGLAFAPYADLLWCETGTPDLGQAKEFAEAIHAQYPDQLLAYNCSPSFNWKRHLDDSDIARFQRELGAMGYAFQFITLAGFHALNHSMFDLASGYAADGMPAYVELQERELAAEGAGYTATRHQREVGTGWFDLVSTVVDPESSTTALAGSTETAQFAPAH
- a CDS encoding FAD-dependent monooxygenase; the encoded protein is MLTDVHLPAFWDSCGPCAGLPRAALHQALGAGVPVGYGLAPTAIECGPETVEVRLSDGSRREADLVVGADGIRSGVRGLLGDTRPPRRLGRQSWRFLVELPGVDAWTALLGAGTSFLLVPVGAGRVYCYADTGSPGELRELFRGFADPVPAALDLLGDPREAYMSPLEEVVPPVPVADRVVLVGDAAHATSPSLAQGAAMAAEDALVLAEELRAHPAVPAAVAAFTARRAPRTAWVRRRAHHRDRTRGLPAAVRNTTLRLAGERLYRADYRLLLADP
- a CDS encoding YihY/virulence factor BrkB family protein codes for the protein MPLFSRHKDDTQERDPKDYSGGPGHKDYSDAPDARRLAPDDPRKPGSPTDLGKRSWFGVARRAFSEFKDDNVTDWSAALTYYAVLSIFPGVIVFVSLLSLFGQGDDTVNKLLDVVKNIGIPSSALDSIRGPITDVVKLQSGKAGFALIAGVLGALWSASGYIGAFIRASNAIYEVEEGRKFYILRPLQILITIVATLLLTLITLALVASGSVAQAVGDAIGLSSTVVTIWNIAKWPVIVILISLMIAGLYNVAPNVKQPKFRWFTLGGFLALVLWVIASVGFGFYVSHFGSYNKTYGSLGAVISFLVWMWITNNVLLFGAEVNAELERGRELQAGQPAQEDIQLPHRRPPKN
- a CDS encoding bacterial transcriptional activator domain-containing protein, with product MDVGEHPSPMVQDPLPLERAARRLIELVPVGETGYRLLMRAQADQGDVAAALCTYERLRAILRDELGVLPGPLSQDLHTHLLH
- the msrA gene encoding peptide-methionine (S)-S-oxide reductase MsrA, with the translated sequence MLFSRTKTQLPTPEQALAGRSEYPFEVPETHVVTGNRIVPPFPEGLATAIFALGCFWGEEKAYWQVPGVWSTAVGYTGGSTPYPTYEEVCSGMTGHTEAVLVVFDPSKVSYDRLLQVFWESHDPTQGMRQGNDVGTQYRSAVYYATPEQQAAAEASRDAFQKRLSDAGYGAITTDLEPAGPFYYAEGYHQQYLVKNPYGYCPDNGTGVSCPVGLFGSGHQEPTGA